The Setaria italica strain Yugu1 chromosome IX, Setaria_italica_v2.0, whole genome shotgun sequence genome has a window encoding:
- the LOC101767834 gene encoding binding partner of ACD11 1 produces MEEMGKRVVRTVRVRNISDLATEREVREFFSFSGDIEHVDIRFDGVATGRTAYVTFKDPKALEIALLLSGATIVDQVVNITPAEDYIYIPVTEQQLLVSEVTSTSSAPNAELEYSPEANASPNSRVYVSKAHDVMTNVIARGSAIRQDAVNKAKAFDEKHQLRANASARINSFDKRVGLSEKINNGISVVNEKVKSVDQRLHVSDKTMAALLAAERKLNDTGSAVKTNRYVSAGTSWLNGAFSKVAKAGHVAGSRTREKFQLAVSNLTAKGPAVVA; encoded by the exons ATGGAG GAGATGGGGAAGAGGGTGGTGAGGACCGTCCGCGTGCGGAACATCTCAGATCTGGCGACGGAGCGGGAGGTGCGCGAGTTCTTCTCCTTTTCCGGCGACATCGAGCACGTCGACATCAGATT TGACGGAGTGGCGACGGGGAGGACGGCCTACGTCACATTCAAAGATCCCAAAGCCCTCGAGATTGCCCTTCTCCTATCG GGAGCAACAATTGTGGATCAAGTTGTGAACATAACCCCAGCTGAAGATTACATCTACATCCCTGTTACTGAACAG CAACTTTTGGTCAGTGAGGTGACAAGTACAAGTTCAGCTCCTAATGCGGAATTGGAGTATTCCCCAGAG GCCAATGCCAGTCCCAATAGCCGTGTCTATGTGAGCAAGGCCCATGATGTCATGACAAATGTGATTGcaaggggttctgcaattagacAAGATGCTGTGAACAAGGCTAAAGCATTTGATGAGAAACATCAGTTGAGAGCTAATGCATCAGCAAGGATCAATTCCTTTGATAAACGTGTTGGCCTTTCAGAGAAGATAAACAATGGGATATCAGTTGTCAATGAAAAGGTGAAATCAGTAGACCAAAGGTTACATGTTTCGGACAAAACAATGGCTGCTTTGCTGGCTGCAGAGCGTAAGCTTAATGATACAGGCTCTGCTGTGAAAACCAACAG GTATGTGTCTGCTGGAACAAGCTGGCTGAATGGCGCTTTTAGCAAGGTCGCCAAGGCTGGTCATGTTGCTGGCTCAAGAACCAGAGAAAAGTTCCAATTAGCTGTGTCAAATCTAACAGCCAAA
- the LOC101769185 gene encoding DExH-box ATP-dependent RNA helicase DExH3 translates to MRRGLRRGLGILLVPLPNAPSRPPPISLAALLLHPHRLNNGFSRRSFCSFPGGGRAVEQFSDDEYDHEYEDLRPSSSVANIDEWRWKLSMLQRNAEEQEIISRDRRDRRDYDQIANLAKRMGLYSQTYGRVIVASKVPLPNYRPDLDDKRPQREVVIPLSLQRRVEGLVQEHLDRALLSLDKSGGNTESGSEAAGKADNVNLDEQHDSLLDRSVMEKILQRKSIRMRNFQRSWQESPEGVKMLEFRKSLPAYKDKERLLAAIARNQVIVISGETGCGKTTQLPQFVLEAEIESGRGAFCNIICTQPRRISAMAVAERVSTERGENLGESVGYKVRLEGMKGKDTHLLFCTSGILLRRLLSDRNLNGVTHVFVDEIHERGMNEDFLLIVLKDLLSRRRDLRLILMSATLNAELFSSYFGGAPTIHIPGFTHPVRAHFLEDILERSGYKLTSSNQLDDYGQDKVWKTQRQLLPRKRKNQITTLVEDALKNSSFETYGSRTRDSLANWNPDCIGFNLIEAVLCHICRKERPGAVLVFMTGWDDISCLKDQLKAHPLLGDPNRVLLLACHGSMATAEQRLIFEKAPPNVRKVVLATNMAEASITINDIVFVVDCGKAKETTYDALNNTPCLLPSWISRASARQRRGRAGRVQPGECYHLYPRCVYDAFAEYQLPELLRTPLNSLCLQIKSLQVGSIGEFLSAALQPPEPLAVQNAVEFLKMIGALDGNENLTDLGRYLSMLPVDPKLGKMLIMGSVFRCIDPILTVVAGLSVRDPFLLPQDKKDLAGTAKSRFSAKDYSDHMALVRAYEGWKDAEREGSAYEYCWRNFLSAQTLQAIHSLRKQFSYILKDSGLIDSDANINNSLSHNQSLVRGIICSGLFPGIASVVHRENSMSFKTMDDGQVLLYANSVNAKYQTIPYPWLVFGEKVKVNAVFIRDSTGVSDSILILFGGAVAKGSMAGHLKMLDGYIDFFMDPSLSECYLQLREELDKLIQKKLEDPNFDIHKEGKYILYAAQELTAGDLCEGRFVFGRETSRAKLQSPEEEGKSSLIKDGMNPKSLLQTLLMRAGHTPPKYKTKHLKTNEFRAMVEFKGMQFVGKPKRNKQLAERDAAIEALAWLTQTSGVKPQDEGDDSSPLDLTDSMLKLLTRPRRHSKNNSRRR, encoded by the exons ATGCGCCGCGGCCTGCGCCGCGGGCTGGGCATCCTCCTCGTCCCACTTCCCAACGCAcccagccgcccgccgcctatCTCTCTCGCggctctcctcctccacccccaccGCCTCAATAATGGCTTCTCCCGCCGCTCCTTCTGCAGCTTCCCCGGCGGGGGCCGCGCCGTCGAGCAGTTCTCCGATGACGAGTACGACCACGAGTACGAGGACCTCCGG ccgtcgtcgtcggtggcGAACATAGACGAGTGGAGATGGAAGCTGAGCATGCTGCAGCGCAACGCCGAGGAGCAGGAGATCATCTCCAGGGACCGGAGGGACCGCCGGGACTATGACCAGATCGCCAACCTCGCCAAGAGAATGGGGCTCTACAG TCAGACGTACGGGAGGGTTATCGTCGCGAGCAAGGTCCCACTGCCAAACTACAGGCCGGACCTAGATGACAAGCGGCCGCAAAGAGAG GTGGTGATCCCGCTGAGCTTGCAGAGGAGAGTTGAAGGTCTTGTGCAGGAGCATCTAGACCGTGCACTCTTGTCACTGGATAAAAGCGGTGGCAACACGGAAAGTGGTTCTGAGGCGGCTGGGAAAGCTGACAATGTGAACCTGGACGAGCAGCATGATTCTCTGCTTGATAGGTCAGTCATGGAGAAGATACTTCAGAGGAAGAGCATTCGAATGCGCAATTTTCAGAGAAGTTGGCAG GAATCACCTGAAGGTGTTAAGATGTTAGAGTTTCGGAAATCGCTTCCAGCATACAAGGACAAAGAAAGGCTCCTAGCAGCCATTGCACGCAATCAG GTTATAGTAATTTCTGGGGAGACAGGATGTGGGAAAACAACACAGCTGCCTCAATTTGTATTGGAGGCGGAAATAGAGTCTGGCCGAGGGGCCTTTTGTAACATAATTTGTACACAGCCACGAAGGATATCTGCAATGGCAGTTGCAGAAAGAGTATCCACTGAGAGAGGAGAGAACCTTGGTGAATCG GTTGGCTATAAAGTTCGACTGGAGGGAATGAAGGGAAAAGACACACATTTGCTTTTCTGCACCAGCGGCATTTTACTAAGACGATTGCTGAGTGACCGAAACTTGAATGGCGTGACTCATGTATTTGTTGATGAAATACATGAAAGGGGCATGAATGAAG ATTTCCTGTTGATTGTACTGAAAGATCTATTATCACGGCGCCGTGATTTGAGGTTGATATTGATGAGTGCTACTCTAAATGCGGAACTGTTCTCTAGTTATTTTGGAGGGGCACCAACTATCCACATTCCT GGATTCACGCATCCAGTGAGGGCACATTTTCTGGAAGATATATTGGAGAGGTCGGGCTACAAGTTGACTTCAAGCAATCAACTTGATGATTATGGCCAAGATAAAGTCTGGAAAACTCAGAGGCAGCTGCTGcctagaaaaaggaaaaatcaaaTCACTACACTTGTCGAG GATGCCCTAAAAAATTCAAGCTTTGAGACATATGGTTCCAGGACGCGAGATTCTCTAGCAAATTGGAATCCTGATTGCATTGGGTTCAACCTCATAGAGGCGGTTCTGTGCCACATATGTCGCAAAGAGCGACCTGGTGCTGTTTTAGTTTTCATGACTGGATGGGATGATATTAGTTGCTTGAAGGATCAACTGAAAGCACATCCGTTGTTAGGTGATCCAAACAGGGTTTTGCTGCTTGCATGCCATGGTTCTATGGCTACTGCTGAGCAG AGGCTAATTTTTGAGAAGGCACCTCCTAATGTTCGGAAGGTAGTCCTAGCCACAAACATGGCAGAAGCAAGTATTACAATAAATGATATCGTTTTTGTTGTGGATTGTGGTAAAGCAAAGGAAACTACATATGATGCTCTGAACAATACCCCCTGCTTACTCCCCTCATGGATTTCAAGAGCTTCTGCCCGGCAG AGGAGGGGCAGAGCTGGCCGTGTGCAACCTGGAGAATGCTATCATCTTTATCCTAGATGTGTGTACGATGCATTCGCAGAATATCAGCTTCCGGAGCTTCTTAGAACTCCTTTGAATTCATTATGTTTGCAGATAAAAAGTTTGCAAGTTGGCAGCATCGGAGAGTTCCTATCAGCTGCTTTACAGCCTCCTGAACCACTAGCT GTCCAAAATGCAGTGGAATTCCTGAAGATGATTGGCGCATTAGATGGAAATGAGAACCTTACTGATCTTG GACGTTACCTTTCCATGCTTCCAGTTGATCCGAAACTGGGAAAGATGCTTATAATGGGCTCAGTTTTTCGCTGCATAGATCCTATACTTACTGTAGTCGCTGGACTGAGTGTTCGGGATCCTTTCCTGTTGCCACAGGACAAGAAGGAT TTGGCAGGAACTGCGAAATCAAGATTCTCAGCAAAGGATTATAGTGACCATATGGCCCTTGTTCGGGCTTATGAAGGATGGAAGGATGCAGAGAGAGAAGGGTCTGCTTATGAATACTGTTGGAGAAATTTCCTTTCTGCTCAAACACTACAAGCTATTCACTCACTTCGGAAGCAATTCAGCTATATTTTAAAGGATTCTGGTTTGATAGACTCTGATGCAAATATAAATAACAGTTTGAGCCATAATCAATCATTGGTCCGTGGCATCATATGTTCTGGGCTTTTTCCTGGGATAGCATCTGTTGTG CATCGAGAAAACTCAATGTCCTTTAAGACCATGGATGATGGCCAAGTTCTTCTTTATGCT AATTCAGTGAATGCAAAGTACCAGACCATCCCATATCCATGGTTGGTCTTTGGTGAGAAGGTGAAGGTGAATGCTGTCTTCATCCGTGATTCAACCGGAGTATCAGACTCCATACTGATCTTATTTGGTGGTGCTGTTGCAAAAGGAAGCATG GCTGGGCACTTGAAGATGCTCGATGGGTACATTGATTTCTTTATGGATCCCAGCCTTTCCGAATGCTACTTGCAACTTAGAGAAGAACTTGATAAACTTATACAGAAGAAG CTTGAAGACCCGAACTTTGACATCCACAAGGAAGGCAAGTACATCCTATACGCCGCGCAGGAGCTCACCGCCGGCGACCTATGCGAGGGGCGGTTCGTGTTCGGGCGCGAGACGAGCCGGGCCAAGCTCCAGAGCCCCGAGGAGGAGGGCAAGAGCAGCCTGATCAAGGATGGGATGAACCCCAAGAGCCTGCTGCAGACGCTGCTGATGCGCGCGGGGCACACCCCGCCCAAGTACAAGACGAAGCACCTCAAGACGAACGAGTTCCgggccatggtggagttcaagGGGATGCAGTTCGTGGGGAAGCCGAAGCGGAACAAGCAGCTGGCGGAGCGGGACGCGGCCATCGAGGCGCTCGCGTGGCTGACGCAGACCTCCGGCGTGAAGCCGCAGGACGAGGGCGACGACTCCTCGCCGCTGGACCTGACGGACAGCATGCTGAAGCTGCTCACGAGGCCGAGGCGGCACTCGAAGAACAACTCCAGGAGACGGTGA